One genomic region from Cucumis melo cultivar AY chromosome 9, USDA_Cmelo_AY_1.0, whole genome shotgun sequence encodes:
- the LOC127150972 gene encoding uncharacterized protein LOC127150972: MEDVYLKLKDLEFPKGKKIHKNLSMNRSEKICWNRLSSFFELPYWKDLHVRHCLDVMHIEKNVCMNILGTLLDIPGKSKDGLNARRDLVDLKLRPELAPISSEKKIFIPPACYTLTKEEKRCVLKTLSRIKVPEGYSSNIRNLVSMTDLKLNTLKSHDCHVLIQQLFPIAIRSVLPKHVRYATTRLCIFFNSVCNKVLDAQQLEKLEEDIVVTLCLFEKYFPPSFFTIMIHLTVHIVREVKLCGPIYLRWMYSFERFMKFIKTSVRNRYRPEGCIAESYLIEEAIEFCSDFLSGVDPVRLGTRKSQDHLDTSNIGRPCP, encoded by the coding sequence ATGGAAGATGTGTACTTGAAATTGAAAGATCTTGAATTTCCTAAAGGAAAGAAGATCCATAAGAACCTATCGATGAACAGAAGTGAAAAGATTTGTTGGAATaggttatcttccttttttgagttgccatattggaaagatcttcatgttagacattgtttagatgtgatgcacatcgaaaaaaatgtttgcatgaatatcttaggtacgcttcttgatattcctggtaaaaGTAAGGATGGGTTGAATGCTAGACGTGATTTAGTTGATCTAAAACTTCGACCAGAGCTTGCCCCTATTAGtagtgagaagaaaatattcattcctcctgcgtgttatactcttacaaaggaagaaaaacgatgtgttttgaagactttgtcaagaataaaggttcccgaaggttactcttccaatattagaaaccttgtgtcaatgacagatttaaaacttaatactttaaaatctcatgattgtcatgtgctCATACAACAGTTGTTTCCCATTGCGATAAGATCGGTGCTACCGAAACATGTTCGTTATGCTACAACTCGATTGTGCATCTTTTTCAATTCTGTATGCAACAAGGTGTTAGATGCGCAACAATTAGAgaagttggaagaagatattgtggtaacattgtgtttatttgaaaagtattttcCCCCTTCATTCTTCACAATCATGATTCATCTCACAGTACACATAGTTAGGGAAGTCAAACTTTGTGGCCCTATATATCTTCGATGGATGTATTCCTTTGAAAGATTCATGAAATTTATCAAAACCTCTGTAAGGAATAGATATCGTCCAGAAGGTTGTATTGCCGAAAGTTATTTAATAGAAGAAgctattgaattttgttctgaTTTCTTATCTGGAGTGGATCCCGTTAGGCTTGGGACTCGCAAGTCACAAGACCATTTAGACACTTCAAACATTGGTAGACCTTGTCCATAG